DNA sequence from the Nitrospinota bacterium genome:
ACTGTCATTTTTTAAAGGACGATACTGGTGTTGGAATCTCTGCCCAAGAGGTTCTTTTTTGGATATTGTGTTATCAAAATTTAGTCTGCAAAGGACCCTACCAAAATTTTTTACAAAAGAATGGTTTCGTTGGGCGGTACTTATTTTCTTTGCCATTTTTTTAACATTTCGTATTATTCGAACAGATGGAAATATCATTGCCATAGGCTCTGTCTTTGTTGGTATATGTATACTAACGACCATCATAGCAATTATTTTAGGCACGACAACAAAACATAGAGGCTGGTGTATGATATGTCCGATGGGAAATCTTCAAGAAAAGATAGGTAAGATAGGCCGGAAAAGTGTAAATAAACAGAACAATTAATTCCGCTCAGTCACCATTCTTCATACATTAAAAGATTAAATTACACATTTATTGGCTTATATACTGTGAACGTTTTTTCTATAAGCTTTCTTCCTTCATGCCATAGCCCTATGGTCCATT
Encoded proteins:
- a CDS encoding 4Fe-4S binding protein, whose product is MKKTQLVMIWILPLILIGGLFNPLLGYLVVVMVAFFLTLSFFKGRYWCWNLCPRGSFLDIVLSKFSLQRTLPKFFTKEWFRWAVLIFFAIFLTFRIIRTDGNIIAIGSVFVGICILTTIIAIILGTTTKHRGWCMICPMGNLQEKIGKIGRKSVNKQNN